From Carassius auratus strain Wakin chromosome 9, ASM336829v1, whole genome shotgun sequence:
ttttagTGTTAGTTCATGAAAAATGTATCGAAAATTTAATtgacaaatgtatttttctaaCAAATATTAGTATGACAATACATTTCAGTTCACTCTCTTTTGCACTGTTATCATACAGTCTCAGTAAGGGAATAAAATGTCTTGCAAAAGCGAAGTATTGGCCCATAGTTCGAGTTCAAAAGGTAATCCCAACCCACGTGTGTTTCCATCCTCTTGGTTCAGTCTTTTATGATAATCAGTGTTTTGTCTGCCAAAATCAGCTGGCTAAAAGCACTAAAGCAGTCCACCCTGCTGTGACCTAAATTTGTCTAAACCTTCAGAAAAGGTAAaacttgtttcttgtttttgttttcaaagtAGTCTTTTTACATATAATACTATGTAGTTATAATATTCAACCTAAATTTGTAAAACCAACCTTCATATTCTGATTCTGTTTGAATGCAGGTCATTTATTGAATGGTTTTGAGCACTTTTTTGCAGTAtcatgtgaaaatgtaaaaaaaagaaagaaaaaaaaatgtaatgcagtttttaagtgtattttttccGCATTTACTAATGTAGAAATGCCTTGAGAAAtatcaagaaaatattttatattgatgtATTTGTATCTAATATTCATGGACAGTGAaagtaaatctaaatgttaatcTAATGTTGATGTTCATACTTCTCTGTATATACTGGTGCAAGAATGCAAACTCTCTGTCTGTGATAAAACTATATCATATAATGTCAGTTGTGTGTATCTTGATGATGTCATGATGATGtgtttgggatttttttattattttatttttttagtgaggAAGGagtctgtgtagaaatgactATGGTCTGTTTGAGTGATTTTGAGGAATATGCCAAGCAGCACCTCTCAAAGGCTACATGGGACTATTATGATGCTGGAGCTGATGACTGTTGCACCAGAGATGACAACTTGCTGGCCTATAAACGGTACTATACTGctgttaaaggcatagttcatccaaaaatggaagTTGTGTcattcattactcaccctcatgtcgtttcaaacccataagacctttgttcatgttgttgtatttttgattaaatatgagagctttctgacccggCATAGACTGCAACAAGGCCAGCACATCCAGGTACGTCAGAACGCCGGCTCCTTCGTCAGCAGCACCTCATGCGTGGTacaataagagagaaaaaaaagttgaataaagacgttatttatttattatttttgtgcacaaagatattcttgtagcttcattaAATTaaggttaaaccactgatgtcacatggaatatttTAATGGTCTCCTTTCTGGGCTTTGAACATGTCAGCTGCATTGCTGTCTATAAAGGGtctgaaagctctcagatttcaccaaaaatactgtaatttgtgttctgaagatgaacgaaggtcttagaGGTTTGGAACGACGGAAGGTTGTGTAACTACTGAattcacatttttgggtgaaccatctctttaaatttgtattactCTAATTTGTATTACCCTATACAATTTTATGGTCCATGCTTATGAGTAATCTCTAACGAAACTGATATCATACAATAATGTAATCTCTTTCAGGATCCGCTTGAGGCCACGGATTTTACGTGATGTGTCGCTCAATGACACTCGGACCTCTGTGCTGGGAATGGAGATAAGCTTCCCTGTGGGAATTGCTCCCACGGCTTTCCACTGCCTTGCGTGGCATGAGGGAGAACTGGCCACTGCTAGAGGTGAGAGTGTGATGAAGTGACTGGGTTCATTACTTCTTGTGTTATGCAGCACGTTGGCCACTAGATGAAAACTTGTTTGAAGCTACTAGTTTTACTTTTTTGCATCTTATCTCTCCATTCTTTCATTTCCCAGCTACTGAGGCATTGAACACCTGTTACATTGCCAGCACATACTCCACATGTTCAGTGGAGGAGATTGCTGCAGCAGCGCCCAGCGGTTACCGCTGGTTCCAGCTGTACTTGTACCGGGACCGTAAGCTCTCGGAGCAGATTGTGCGCAGGGTGGAGGCACTTGGCTTCAAAGCTCTGGTGCTTACAGTGGATGTGCCCTACACTGGAAAACGCCGCAATGACATACGCAACCAATTTAAGCTCCCACCACACCTGAAGGTCAAGAACTTTGAGGGTATGTTCCAGGTAGGccagttatttattcatttatttttgaacaaTTAAAATTCTGAAATCTGAACTGAACTTatagtattttcatattttagtaaTGTATGAGCTAACTTAATTTGAGAAGCGTTTCTTTATAGTATGGATCATTAActgaataagatttttttattcttacagtATAACTGggtttttatatatagatatctcACAAGGGGGATCATCACATTTTGGGGGGGGTTACATCATACAGTTTGATATAAGCAGTAGAGGAAGGCCATGAAATAACAGAGAGAGGCAGTGGGAAATTTTGCACGATGAATTTGAGCTTACGCTGCTTGTATAAGCATTATAGCTTACCAAGTTTAAGCATACAGTATCTTGTTACTGTATGTAATGTCTGCTTGTATGAATCCCTCTTTGCTCCCTTTACAGGAGCAGACTGGTCCCCAGGAGGAATACGGGATCCCTGCTAACACACTGGACCCGTCGATCAGCTGGAAGGATGTGTGCTGGCTCCAGTCTCTGTCACGGCTGCCTATAATCATCAAGGGCATCCTTACTAAAGAGGATGCAGAGCTGGCCGTAGAGCATGGTGTCCAAGGGATAATTGTGTCTAATCATGGGGGCCGGCAACTGGATGGAGGGCCTGCAACGGTAAGGCAATCTATCCATGTTTCGGTAGTTTAGACGTGATCCCCACCCTTCAGACTGTTAGACCTTGACCTTATATGTCACACAGATAGATTGTCTGCCTGAGATAGTGGATGCAGTGCAGGGCCGGGTCGAGGTCTACATGGACGGAGGGATCCGTACGGGCAATGATGTCCTGAAGGCCATTGCCTTGGGAGCCAAATGTGTCTTTATTGGCAGACCAGCAATATGGGGCCTGGCTTACAAGGTAACTGTGTGGAAAGCATTGTTTCTAATGCTTGAAAATCTATTAAAGCCTGTGCTGAATTTTCCATTAACAAATTGTATGTTTTGATCAGGGAGAGGAAGGAGTCAGAGAGATCTTACAGATTCTACACGACGAGTTTCGCTTATGCATGGCGCTGTCAGGTCAGTCTGCTATGTGAAATGTAATGTGTCATGTGTAGCCAACAAAAAATGAGTCACATTTTGATTCTCTTCATTTCAAATCGCCATTTTTTCTGCTAGGTTGCCGAAATGTTGCTGAGATCAACAGGAACCTCATTCAGTTATCCAGACTTTGAACAGCAAAGAGGACTTTAGTCATTTCTGCTTTACCACTGACAGCAAAGATCCAGTTTATCCACTATTAATACTAAATGTATTCAAGAAAAACTGTTGATTTAAGTCACATTTagcaaaaatgacatatttacatATGTTTACAGTGTATGGATGGTTTTAGTACAGTATTTTTATTCCAGTAAACACTATGCACGACACTGCATAAATTCCACAGTATTTTGTCTAAGAGTGAATTTAATTTAGTACCAA
This genomic window contains:
- the LOC113108555 gene encoding hydroxyacid oxidase 2 isoform X2, whose protein sequence is MTMVCLSDFEEYAKQHLSKATWDYYDAGADDCCTRDDNLLAYKRIRLRPRILRDVSLNDTRTSVLGMEISFPVGIAPTAFHCLAWHEGELATARATEALNTCYIASTYSTCSVEEIAAAAPSGYRWFQLYLYRDRKLSEQIVRRVEALGFKALVLTVDVPYTGKRRNDIRNQFKLPPHLKVKNFEGMFQEQTGPQEEYGIPANTLDPSISWKDVCWLQSLSRLPIIIKGILTKEDAELAVEHGVQGIIVSNHGGRQLDGGPATIDCLPEIVDAVQGRVEVYMDGGIRTGNDVLKAIALGAKCVFIGRPAIWGLAYKGEEGVREILQILHDEFRLCMALSGCRNVAEINRNLIQLSRL
- the LOC113108555 gene encoding hydroxyacid oxidase 2 isoform X1 → MNILDSSGEEGVCVEMTMVCLSDFEEYAKQHLSKATWDYYDAGADDCCTRDDNLLAYKRIRLRPRILRDVSLNDTRTSVLGMEISFPVGIAPTAFHCLAWHEGELATARATEALNTCYIASTYSTCSVEEIAAAAPSGYRWFQLYLYRDRKLSEQIVRRVEALGFKALVLTVDVPYTGKRRNDIRNQFKLPPHLKVKNFEGMFQEQTGPQEEYGIPANTLDPSISWKDVCWLQSLSRLPIIIKGILTKEDAELAVEHGVQGIIVSNHGGRQLDGGPATIDCLPEIVDAVQGRVEVYMDGGIRTGNDVLKAIALGAKCVFIGRPAIWGLAYKGEEGVREILQILHDEFRLCMALSGCRNVAEINRNLIQLSRL